One Bosea sp. 124 genomic window, CTCCACCAGGCTTCATCCGCGATCGCCATCTGCTTCAGGTTCTCCGGAGAGGTCGGCAACACCTTGGCGCGCTCGGCGGGAATCGTCTGGTAGGCATCGAGATTGGTCGGGCCATAGGCCAGGATCTCGGTGAAGACGGCCTGGGCCTTCGGATCGGAGCAGAAGCGCACGAACTGACGCGCAACATCGGCCTTCGGCCCGCCCTTGGGCAGACCCCAGCCCTCGATCGAGTAGAGGCCCTGGTTCCAGACGATCTTCGCAGGCGTGCCGCCGTCGATCGCCGCCTGCAGGCGGGCGTTCCAGCCCGGCAGCATGTCGACCTCGCCGCTCTGGAGAAGCTGCGTCGACTGCGCGCCGCCGGTCCACCAGACCGCGACATGCGGCTTGATCTTGTCGAGGACCTTGAAGGCGCGGTCGACATCGAGCGGGTAGAGCTTGTCGAGCGGCACGCCGTCGGCGAGCAGCGCCTGCTCGATGGTGTCGATCGGGTTCTTGCGCAGGGCGCGGCGGCCCGGGAACTTCTCGACGTTGAAGAAATCGGCCCAGCTCGCGGGCGCGGTCTTCACGCGGTCGGTGCGGTAGGCGAAAACAGTCGAATAGACGTCGGTGCCCATATAAAGCGGCGAGATCGCCTCCGGCATCAGCTTGGGCACATCGGCATGGCTGAAGCCGATCGGATCGAGCAGGCCCTGCCCCGCGAGGATGTCGCGCGCCGACAGCGTCAGCGTGCAGACGTCCCAGGTGTAGGATTTGGTCTCGACCATCGCCTTGAACTGAGCGGTCGGCTCGGCCTCGCGCGCGACATTGACGACCTTGTTGCCGGTCGCCTTCTCGAAGGGGTCGTAGAAGGCCTTGCGGAAGGCCGGGCCGAAGGGGCCACCGGGATCGGCGACGGTGATCTGCGTCGCGGCGCTGGCGCGCCCGATCAGGGCTGGCCCGAACATCGCGCCGGCGGCCACGCCGCCGGCCAGTTGCAGAAGGTTGCGCCGGTTAGGCTGTCTCGTCTTGCTGCTGGTCATCATCGTCTCCCGTTCAAGCGGTTTTCCGCATTTCCCCGTGGGTGATGCTGTTCGATTTTCGGAGTGTCGCCGCGCCTATGCCGTCTTTCGGGCGGCACGCTTGGCGAGGAATTCCTCCATCATGCGGGCCGGCTCGCCGGTGGCGTAGGCCTCGCGCTGGTTGCGGATGCCGGCGGCCAGGCACTCGCGGAAGCTCGCCTCGGTGACTTCGCGGAAGCGGGCCTTGTTGAGCCGCATCGCGACGGGCGGCTTTCCAGCGAGCTCGGTGGCGAGCGCCAGCGTCGCCTCCATCACCTTGTCCTTCGCCACGATCCGGTTGATCAGGCCGATACGGAAGCATTCCTCGGCATCCATCATCCGCCCGGTCAGGGTCAGGTCGATGGTGCGGGCGATGCCGATCATCTCGCGCATGATCCAGGGGCCGGTCACCGAGGCGATGCCGGAATTGATCTCGGGCTGGCCCATGGTGACGCCGTCATGGCCGACGCGCAGATCGCAGAGCAGCGCGACCTGGAAGGCGGAGCCGGCGGCGACGCCGTTCAGCGCCGCGACGATCGGCTTCGAGAGCGAGCGGATCAAATCGTAGAGACGCTCCCATTCGCCCATCCAGAGCTCGGCACGATCGGGATCGAAGGTCTTGGTCTCGTTCAGGTCCTGCCCGGCCCCGAAGGCGCGGTCCCCTGCCCCGGTCAGGACGATGGCGCGCACCGCCTCGTTGGCCTCCAGCTCTTCCAGAGCTTCGACGAGGCGCGCGCGCATCGGCGCGTTCCAGGCGTTGAGCTTGTCGGGACGGTTCAGGGTCAGGATCCCGACGGGACCGCGAACCTCGCTGAGGATAAATTCCTTCATGGCGGCTCCGATGGCTTTCTATCGATATGCGATAAGTTCTATTGAATGATCGGCGGGAATGCCCCACCTTGTCAAGGCCGTGAGCGGCAGCCATTGATCGGCGAAGGAGAACCATCGATGTCCATGCCCGAAACGAGGCAGCCGAGCCGCGCCAGCGCGAGCCCCGAAAGTGAACGGCCGGCGCGTGGCAAGACCGAGGCGCTGATGGTCAATTCGGTCGAGAAGGCCTTCCGGGTGCTCTACGCCTTCGGACGCCAGCACCAGACGCTCAATCTCTCGCAGGTCGCTTCCGAGACGGGCATGGATCTCAGCGCGGCGCAGCGCTTCACGTACACGCTGACCCGGCTCGGCTATCTGCACAAGGACGCCGAGACCAAGCGCTTCGAACTGACGGCGAAGACCCTCGACCTCGGCTACCACTTCATCCGCGGCAGCCGGCTGATCGACCGGGCGATGCCCTATCTGATGCATCTCAGCAAGGAGACAGAGGAGACGGTCAACCTGACCGTGCGCGAGGGCCCGGAGATCATCTTCGTCTCGCGCTTCCTCAGCCGGCACGTGCTCAATACCGACGTCATCATCGGCACGCGGATGCCGGCCTATTGCACGGCGCCCGGCATCGCCATGCTGTCGCGCCTGCCGGAGGACGAGGCGATGGCGGTGATCGACGCCTCCGACCTCAAGGCCCATACGCCGTCGACAACCTGGCAGCGCGAGGCGCTGCGCGAAAAAATCCGGCGTGCCGCCGCGCAGGGCTACGCCACCGCCTTCGAGGAGGTCTATCTCGGCGATGCCTCGATCGCGGCACCGATTCTCGACCATCGCGGACGGCCCGAGGCGGCCGTCAACATCGCGGTGTCCTGCTCGCGCTACAGCCGCGAGGAGGTCGTCGCACGCTTCTCCGCGCTGATCATCGCCACCGCGCACGCCATCTCTCGGGTCTGAGCCACTGCCACCTGGCGCCGCTCAGCGGCGGGCTTGACAGGGCCCCGTTGCCATTTATCAATATTCGAATGTTTTTATCGCATCGCAATAATATCGAACGGCCCGCATGAACCGCTCCGGTGCCCAGTTCAAGCGCGTGGCGGAGCGGGCCGGACCGCCGGTCGCGTTCAGCTTCGAGGGAATGCCGTTCGTGGCGACGACCGGCGACAGCGTCCTCGCCGCGCTGCTGAGCCACGGCCTGCTGCTGCGCCGGCATGAATTCGGGGATGAGCCGCGCGCCGGCTTCTGCCTGATGGGCGCCTGCCAGGATTGCTGGGTCTGGAGCGGGCATGGCGGCCGGCTGCGGGCCTGCACCACGCCGGTTGCCGAGGGCATGACCCTCTTCAGCGAGCCGCCCGCCCCGATTCCGTCGCATGTCTAGCCAGACCCCGGCCAGCATCGTCATCGTCGGCGCAGGGCCCGCCGGCATCGCCGCCGCCGAGGTGCTGTGTGCCCGCGGCCATCGCCCGATCCTGATCGACGAAGGGCATCGGGCCGGTGGCCAGGGCTATCGGCAGCCCTCCGCGGGGCTGGCGCTCGACATGCGCAAACTGATGGGCAGCGAGGCCGGAAAATACGAGGCCCTGCATGCGCGCTTCGCCCGGCTCGAAAAGCTCGTCGACTACCGCCCCCGCACGCTGGTCTGGGCGATCGACGCAACGAGGCTGCATCTCGTCGGCGATGGCCGGACCGATGTCGTCGAGGCCGACCGGCTGCTGCTGGCGACGGGCGCCATGGACCGTGTCGCGCCGATGCCGGGCTGGACGCTGCCCGGCGTCTTCACACTCGGCGGCGCGCAGGTCGCGCTCAAGGATCAGGGCTGCCTGATCGGCCATCGCGTCGCCTTCCTCGGCTCCTCGCCCTTGCTGCTGCTTGCCGCCAAGCAATACCGCGAGATGGGCGGCGAGGTCGTCGTGATCGCAGATACCACGCCGCTTCGCGCCAAGGCCGCGGCCTTCCCGGCGATGATGCGTTCGCCGCGCACGCTGCTGCGCGGCCTCGCCTATATGGCCAGTGCGATGCGGGCAGGCACGCCGCTTTTGCATGGCGCGACGCCGCTCGCGATCGAGGGCGACGGACATGTCGAGGCGCTGCTGATCCGCGATGCCGATGGCCGCGAGCGGCGCTTCGCCTGCGACGCGGTGGCGCTGGGATATGGGCTCAAGCCCGAGACCCAGCTTGCCGACCTCGCCGGTGCCACCTTCGCCTATGACGCGGATTTCCGGCTCTTCCTGCCGAAGACGGACGGTTTCGGCCGCAGCCGGCCGGGACTCTATCTGGCCGGCGACGGCGCCACCATCGGTGGCGCGGATGCAGCCGAAGCCAGCGGCGCGCTGGCAGCACATGCGATCCTGTCCGATCTCGGCGCGCCGCAGGACATCGGCGCCGTCCGGCCGCTGGCGCGCCGGGTCGCACGCCTGCGCGGTTTCCAGCGCGGGCTCGCCAGTGCCTTCGCCTGGCCGGTCGCGCAGATCCGGTCGCAAGCGGACGACACCATCCTGTGCCGCTGCGAGACCGTGACGTTCGGCGCGGTGCGCAGCGCGATGGCGCAGGCGCTCGGCCCCGTCGAGGTCAACCGCGTCAAGGCGATGACCCGCTGCGGCATGGGCCGTTGCCAGGGCCGGGTCTGCGGCCCGGCCCTGCAAGAGATCGTAGCCGGTGCAGCCGGGCTGGAGGGCGCGGCGGCAGGGCGCCTGCGCGGCCAGGCTCCGGTCAAGCCGATCATGCTTGCCGCCGCCGGGGATGCCGCGCCATGAGCCCGGCGAGCGCCGACGTCGCCATCATCGGCGGCGGTCTGATCGGAGCCTGGACCGCCTTCTTCCTGGCCAAGCGCGGACAGCGCGTTGTGATGTTCGAGAAGGGCGTGGTCGGCGCGCAGTCGAGCGGCACGAATTTCGGCAATCTCCGTCTGCAGGGCCGCTTTCCGGCCCAATATCCGCTGTCGCTGCGCTCGCAGACGCTATGGGAGGAGATCGGCGCGCTGATCGGCGAGGATTGCGAGTTCGTGCAAACGGGCCATCTCTACTGCGCCTTCGACGAAGACGAACAGACGAAGCTCGAAGGATACGCCCAAGTCTCGGAATCCCACGGCCTCGCCATCGAACGGCTGGGTCCGTCGGATCTGCGCCGGCGCTGGCCCTGGCTCAGCGACAAGGCCGTGGCCGCGACTTATTCGGCCCGCGACGCGACCGCCAATCCAAGGCTGGTGACGCCGGCCGTGGCACGCGCGGCGCAGCGCCTCGGCGTCTTCATCCGCGAGAATACGCGTGTCACGGCCGTGGCGCGACAGGGCGAGGGCTTCGTCGTCCGGACGGCCGACGGAGACGAGCTGAGCTGCGGCGCGCTCGTCAACGCGGCCGGCGCCTGGGCGGTCGAGATGGCGGAGTGCTTCGGCGAGACGGCTCCGGTCTTCGCGGCGGGGCCGCCGCAATTCGTCACCGAGCCCCTGCCCTTCCTGATCGCGCCCTCGCTCCAGACCATCGACGGCTCGGTCATCGCCCGGCAGACCGAGCGCGGCAACGTCATCCTCGCCGGATATCCGCGCACGGCGGCCGACGCCGTCGCGAACCGCGCGCCCGTGCCGCCGGGCAAGACGCTGGCGGCGATGCGTGCGCTGGCGCGGGTCGTGCCCGCCCTGGCGCATGGCCATGTCATCCGCGTCTGGTCTGGCATCGAAGGCTATTTGCCCGACATGATCCCGGTGATTGGCCCGAGCCTGACCACGGCCGGCCTGTTCCATGGCTTCGGCTTCTGCGGCCACGGCTTCCAGATCGGCCCCGGCGTCGGCGTATGCCTGAGCGAGATGATCGTCGATGGCGCGTCACCGACCCCGCTCGAAGCTTTCTCGATCGGCCGCTTCCGCTCGGCGACAACCGTCAGCGAGAAGTTCAGGAAGGAGTTCGACTGAAGCGCGGAAGAGCTATTTGCCCCAGCGTAGGGCCAGCGGATCGAGTTCGCGCGCGAGTTCGATCAGGCCTTCGCGGGTCTTGGGATGCAGCGGCGTCAGCGGATGGCGCACGGCCTCCGACTTGATCACACCACCCTCCTTCATCACCGCCTTGGCCGAGCGCAGCCCGCATTGGCGGTTCTCGTAGTTGATGATCGGCAGCACATCGCGATAGAGCGCGGCGGCCGTCTTGCGGTCGCCGGCGGCATGGGCGGTCAGGATCGGCTTGATCAGGTCGGGGATCATCGCGCTCGTCATCGTGCCGGTGGCGCCGGCATCGAGATCGGCCATCAGGGTGATCGCCTCCTCGCCGTCAAAGGGGCCGGCCACGGCCGCGCCGCCCGTCTCGATCAGCGCGCGCAGCTTGTTGGCCGTGCCCGGAACCTCGATCTTGAAATAGCGGACGAGCGGCACCTCCTTGGCGAGGCGCACCATGAAGGGCACGGTCATCGTCACGCCGGACAAAGGCGCATCCTGCAGGATGATGGGGATGCCGCAAGCATCGCCGATGTACTTGAAATGCTCAATCATGCCCTGCTCGTCGGCCTTGAGCAGGGCGCCGTGATAGGGCGGCATCATCATCAGCATCTTGGCGCCGGCATCTGCTGCGGCCTTGGCCCGCTGCGCCGCGATCCGGGTCGAGAAATGCGAGGTCGTGACGATCACCGCCACGCGGCCTGCGACCTGCTCCAGCGACAGATGCATCACCTGCTCGCGCTCGGCGTCGGTCAGCAGGAACTGCTCGGAGAAGTTCGCGAGGATGCAGATGCCGTCGACGCCCTGGTCGACCATCAGGTCCATGACGCGCCTGTTGCCCTCGAGATCGAGGTCGCCATTGTCGTGGAAGATGGTGGGAGCGATCGGCAGGATGCCCTTGTAGGGTTCGGTCATGGCGGCGTTTCCGGACGGTTTCTTGTGGTGGCGTTCAGATGACGGTGCGCGCTGCGCTGCGCCCGCGCAAGTACTGGGCGATGCGCCCGATCACCGGCAGCACCAGCAGCGCGACGCCGATCGCCATCAGTGTCGAGACCAGCGGGTTCGACCAGAAGATCGAAAGCGAGCCCTGGCTGAAGATCATCGACTGGCGGAAGGCGTCCTCGGCCTTGTCGCCGATGACCATGGCAAGCACCAGCGGCGCGATCGGATAATCGAGCTTCTTGAAGACGTAGCCGACGAGGCCGAAGATCAGCGCCAGCCAGATGTCGAACTCCTTGCTCGCGGCGGTGAACGCCCCGATGAAGCAGATCACCACGATCACGGGCCCGATGATCGAGAACGGAATCCGCAGGATCGAGGCGAAGAGCGGCACCGTCGCCAGCACGACCACGACCGCGACGACGTTGCCGAGATACATCGAGGCGATCAGGCCCCAGACGAAGTCCGGCCGGTCGGTGAACAGCGTCGGCCCGGGGTTCAGGCCCCAGATCATCAGCCCGCCCATCATCACCGCAGCGGTCGCAGAGCCCGGGATGCCCAGCGCCAGCATCGGCAGCATTGCGGCGGAGCCCGCGGCATGGTCGGCGGTCTCGGGCGCGATCACGCCCTCGGGCTCGCCCTTGCCGAACTTGGCCGGGTTACGCGAGGTGCGCTTGGCCATGGCGTAGCTCATGAAGGACGCCGCCGTCGGCCCGCCCGGCGTGATGCCCATCCAGATGCCGATCGCGCTGGAGCGCAGCAAGGCGAGCCAGTAGCGCGGCAGCTTCGCCGCCGTCAGCACCACGTCGCGGATACGAACCTTGGCGGCGACGCCCTCGAATTTGAGCCCCTCCTCCATCGTCAGCAACAATTCGCCGATGCCGAACAACCCGATCACGGCGATCAGGAACGAGACGCCGGCGAGCAGCACGTCGAACTCATAGGTCAGGCGGACATTGCCCGAGACCGAGTCCATGCCGATCGAGGCGAGGGTGAAGCCGATGCCCATCGAGACGATCGTCTTCAGAGGCGAGGCGCCGCCAAGCCCGATGAAGCTGGCGAAGGTCATGAAATAGACCGCGAAATATTCAGGTGAGGAGAAGCGCAGCGCGAATTTCGCGACCCAGCCCGAAAGCAGCGTGATCAGGATGACTCCCGCCAGCGCGCCGAAACCCGCCGAGAGGAAGGCGAAGGAGAGCGCCTCGGTGGCGCGCCCCTGCTTCGCCATCGGGTGGCCGTCGAAGGTCGTCGCGACCGATGAGGGCTCGCCGGGAATGTTGAACAGGATCGAGGTCGTCGAGCCGCCAAAGAGCGCCCCCCAGTAGAGCGAGGTCAGCAGGATGATGGCCGAAACCGGGTCCATGCTGAAAGTCAGCGGTAGCAAAAGTGAAACGCCGTTGGGGGCTCCCAGCCCCGGCAGCACGCCGACGAGCACTCCCAACAGCACGCCCGCCATCATCAGGAGGATGTGATGCGTGGTCAGCGCGACCGAAAAGCCGTGCATCAGATTGGCGATGTTATCCATGGCTCACGGCACCGATTGTCGTTGCAGGCCGGTCACAGGCCGAGCAGAGGCTCGAGCGGCCCCTTGAGCAGGCTGATCTGGAAGAAT contains:
- a CDS encoding ABC transporter substrate-binding protein — encoded protein: MTSSKTRQPNRRNLLQLAGGVAAGAMFGPALIGRASAATQITVADPGGPFGPAFRKAFYDPFEKATGNKVVNVAREAEPTAQFKAMVETKSYTWDVCTLTLSARDILAGQGLLDPIGFSHADVPKLMPEAISPLYMGTDVYSTVFAYRTDRVKTAPASWADFFNVEKFPGRRALRKNPIDTIEQALLADGVPLDKLYPLDVDRAFKVLDKIKPHVAVWWTGGAQSTQLLQSGEVDMLPGWNARLQAAIDGGTPAKIVWNQGLYSIEGWGLPKGGPKADVARQFVRFCSDPKAQAVFTEILAYGPTNLDAYQTIPAERAKVLPTSPENLKQMAIADEAWWSANRAKVSERFNAWLLT
- a CDS encoding enoyl-CoA hydratase/isomerase family protein, with the translated sequence MKEFILSEVRGPVGILTLNRPDKLNAWNAPMRARLVEALEELEANEAVRAIVLTGAGDRAFGAGQDLNETKTFDPDRAELWMGEWERLYDLIRSLSKPIVAALNGVAAGSAFQVALLCDLRVGHDGVTMGQPEINSGIASVTGPWIMREMIGIARTIDLTLTGRMMDAEECFRIGLINRIVAKDKVMEATLALATELAGKPPVAMRLNKARFREVTEASFRECLAAGIRNQREAYATGEPARMMEEFLAKRAARKTA
- a CDS encoding IclR family transcriptional regulator C-terminal domain-containing protein, with amino-acid sequence MSMPETRQPSRASASPESERPARGKTEALMVNSVEKAFRVLYAFGRQHQTLNLSQVASETGMDLSAAQRFTYTLTRLGYLHKDAETKRFELTAKTLDLGYHFIRGSRLIDRAMPYLMHLSKETEETVNLTVREGPEIIFVSRFLSRHVLNTDVIIGTRMPAYCTAPGIAMLSRLPEDEAMAVIDASDLKAHTPSTTWQREALREKIRRAAAQGYATAFEEVYLGDASIAAPILDHRGRPEAAVNIAVSCSRYSREEVVARFSALIIATAHAISRV
- a CDS encoding (2Fe-2S)-binding protein — encoded protein: MNRSGAQFKRVAERAGPPVAFSFEGMPFVATTGDSVLAALLSHGLLLRRHEFGDEPRAGFCLMGACQDCWVWSGHGGRLRACTTPVAEGMTLFSEPPAPIPSHV
- a CDS encoding NAD(P)/FAD-dependent oxidoreductase, producing the protein MSSQTPASIVIVGAGPAGIAAAEVLCARGHRPILIDEGHRAGGQGYRQPSAGLALDMRKLMGSEAGKYEALHARFARLEKLVDYRPRTLVWAIDATRLHLVGDGRTDVVEADRLLLATGAMDRVAPMPGWTLPGVFTLGGAQVALKDQGCLIGHRVAFLGSSPLLLLAAKQYREMGGEVVVIADTTPLRAKAAAFPAMMRSPRTLLRGLAYMASAMRAGTPLLHGATPLAIEGDGHVEALLIRDADGRERRFACDAVALGYGLKPETQLADLAGATFAYDADFRLFLPKTDGFGRSRPGLYLAGDGATIGGADAAEASGALAAHAILSDLGAPQDIGAVRPLARRVARLRGFQRGLASAFAWPVAQIRSQADDTILCRCETVTFGAVRSAMAQALGPVEVNRVKAMTRCGMGRCQGRVCGPALQEIVAGAAGLEGAAAGRLRGQAPVKPIMLAAAGDAAP
- a CDS encoding FAD-binding oxidoreductase, producing the protein MSPASADVAIIGGGLIGAWTAFFLAKRGQRVVMFEKGVVGAQSSGTNFGNLRLQGRFPAQYPLSLRSQTLWEEIGALIGEDCEFVQTGHLYCAFDEDEQTKLEGYAQVSESHGLAIERLGPSDLRRRWPWLSDKAVAATYSARDATANPRLVTPAVARAAQRLGVFIRENTRVTAVARQGEGFVVRTADGDELSCGALVNAAGAWAVEMAECFGETAPVFAAGPPQFVTEPLPFLIAPSLQTIDGSVIARQTERGNVILAGYPRTAADAVANRAPVPPGKTLAAMRALARVVPALAHGHVIRVWSGIEGYLPDMIPVIGPSLTTAGLFHGFGFCGHGFQIGPGVGVCLSEMIVDGASPTPLEAFSIGRFRSATTVSEKFRKEFD
- a CDS encoding dihydrodipicolinate synthase family protein encodes the protein MTEPYKGILPIAPTIFHDNGDLDLEGNRRVMDLMVDQGVDGICILANFSEQFLLTDAEREQVMHLSLEQVAGRVAVIVTTSHFSTRIAAQRAKAAADAGAKMLMMMPPYHGALLKADEQGMIEHFKYIGDACGIPIILQDAPLSGVTMTVPFMVRLAKEVPLVRYFKIEVPGTANKLRALIETGGAAVAGPFDGEEAITLMADLDAGATGTMTSAMIPDLIKPILTAHAAGDRKTAAALYRDVLPIINYENRQCGLRSAKAVMKEGGVIKSEAVRHPLTPLHPKTREGLIELARELDPLALRWGK
- a CDS encoding tripartite tricarboxylate transporter permease — translated: MDNIANLMHGFSVALTTHHILLMMAGVLLGVLVGVLPGLGAPNGVSLLLPLTFSMDPVSAIILLTSLYWGALFGGSTTSILFNIPGEPSSVATTFDGHPMAKQGRATEALSFAFLSAGFGALAGVILITLLSGWVAKFALRFSSPEYFAVYFMTFASFIGLGGASPLKTIVSMGIGFTLASIGMDSVSGNVRLTYEFDVLLAGVSFLIAVIGLFGIGELLLTMEEGLKFEGVAAKVRIRDVVLTAAKLPRYWLALLRSSAIGIWMGITPGGPTAASFMSYAMAKRTSRNPAKFGKGEPEGVIAPETADHAAGSAAMLPMLALGIPGSATAAVMMGGLMIWGLNPGPTLFTDRPDFVWGLIASMYLGNVVAVVVVLATVPLFASILRIPFSIIGPVIVVICFIGAFTAASKEFDIWLALIFGLVGYVFKKLDYPIAPLVLAMVIGDKAEDAFRQSMIFSQGSLSIFWSNPLVSTLMAIGVALLVLPVIGRIAQYLRGRSAARTVI